The DNA segment AGGCAGATTCAATAGTTATGTATGACAACCAAATTCAGTTACTGACAGATTCTCTGAGTAAGATGATCTCTTCTGATGCTGCTTCAACTACTTCTTACGACTTAAAGAATTCTATCAATCAGGAAATTGCTCAGGCAACCGACCTCCGTAGTAAAGTTGTAAATCGTAAAAAGAAAAGTGATTGGAGTCTATTGCTTGGAATTACAGGAAGCCCTGCAGCTGATCTGAGAGCAAGAGCTACACGTACTGTTTCTTCCTTCAGATATTTTGATGTTAGTTCTGCAAATCAGGTCTTGATCCGGGATACTGCATTCTACAGTTACGGCGATCAGAATAAAGTGAGATTGCCAATGAGTGTTGGTTTTGGTTTCACTTTGAAGAAAGGCAGTAAATGGTTATTCGGTGTTGATTATTCAGTTCAACAGTGGAGTGAATTCAAATTCCTTGATGCAAAAGATTCTTTGGTCGATACATGGAAAGTTGCAGTCGGTGTTCAGTTAACTCCAAACGACCGTGCATTGAGAGGTTACGGAAATTTTGTTTCCTATCGCGCCGGATTCCACTATGAACAAACTTATCTGAATGTTGGTTCTGAAAGTATCAAAGATATGGGTGTTTCTCTTGGATTAGGCTTGCCGATCAGAAGAGCCGGAACGCATTTACATATTTCTGCCGAAGCCGGACAACGTGGTGATGCAAATGTGAATCCGATTCAGGAAAAATATTTCAAGTTTACTTTTGGCTTTACGATCAACGATCGTTGGTTCGTTAAACAAAAATATGATTAATGAATTCGGCAAAGATCTTTTTCGTTGACTTTGCCAAACTAATTCTAAGCTGCCTTGTTTTCTACTCATGAAATCGAATAATAAGCAAATTGCAATCTGGCTTTTTACCGGTTGTTTTTTGATCTTCGGAATGGTTGTCATTGGTGGTATTACCCGCTTAACAGGTTCCGGACTATCAATTACAGAATGGAAACCGATCATGGGTGCAATACCGCCTCTCAATGATGCTGAATGGGATATCGCCTTCCAGAAATATCAGCAGATCCCGCAATTTCAAAAAATAAATTATCATTTCGAGCTCTCAGATTTCAAAACAATTTTCTGGTGGGAATTTATTCATCGTCTGTTAGGCAGATTGATCGGAATTGTTTTTATCATTCCTTTCCTCTGGTTTTTGGTAAAGAAAAAATTTGATTCGGTTACAATTAAAAAAATGCTCTTCCTTTTTCTTCTGGGAGGGATTCAGGGATTTTTAGGATGGTTCATGGTAAGCAGTGGGCTCGCAGAGCGAACAAGTGTTAGCCATATCCGGCTTGCTATCCATCTGATGTTTGCATTCATCACATTTGCCTTTACATTTTACTATGGCTTGGAACTTATTTACAGTGAGAAAAAAGAAACAGTCCCAAACAAAAAACTTTCAGCATTAAACAAGTTAGTCTTTGTTGTTTTGTCGATACAGATAATCTACGGCGCATTCGTTGCCGGACTCCACGCCGGAAAAATTCACAATACATTTCCATTAATGAGCGGACAGGTTATTCCAACAGGAATGAATGCAATGCAACCAACATGGTTAAACATTTTTGATAATCCTGTAACAGTTCAGTTCATTCACAGATTTCTTGCATTCACACTACTTTTTCTTGTAGCATGGTTTTATGTAGAATCAGGAAAAGAAAAGTTGAACAATTTTCAGAAAAAAGGAATTCACATTCTCATTGCAGCAATTGGAATTCAGTTTTTACTTGGAGTGATTACCGTTCTTACGCAGGCCAATATTGTAATGGCTTCTGTTCATCAGATCGGAGCATTCTTCCTTTTCAGCGCAAGTATCTATTTGTTGTTTCATTTCAGAAAAGCTGCATAATAAAAAAAATATTTTGCACGGCCCTTAAGGGCCGTGCAAAATATTTTTTTTATTTCCATGTAAATGTCTCTACCAGATGCTTCACATCCTCTTCAACAAATGTCAGTACCGGCCTTTGACGTTGGGGTGTAGTCTGCAGGCTACACCCCAACGTATTTGATAGATTTGACATTTTTCCTAATCACGATTCCAATAAATTAAGGTTCGGCCCTGGTAATCTTCAAATTGCATTTTAGATCTTCCAAGAAGATTCCTGACATAATTATGAAGCGTCATTGTTGAATAGCCAACTGAAATTTTAAATCCCACGCAATTTGAAACTAATATAATTTTCCAGACTACCGACCCTGAAAGGGTCGCATATTTGTAGAAAAAGGCAAACCCCCACAACCCCGACCTCGAAGAGGTCGCATATGATGACGGATTAACATATATTCAGAGGAAATAAATTGATATGAAATATCAAATAGAATAAAATGGGATAACAAAATTTAAATTTTTAGTAACGTCGCCGGAAAATATTGTGATAAAAAAATATTCTTTTCTTACTAAAGTTATTTCCACTCAAACGTCGACACCAGATGCTTAACATCCTCTTCAACAAATGTCAGTACCGGTGCAATCGAATCCGGATTCGGTATAGCATAAAAATATAAAGCTCCCCTGATAAAATGTTTACTGCTGTCGGTCAGATAAAACTGAACTGCCGAGGCTGCATTTCCTTTTACAAAAGTGTAGAAGCCATAAACCTTCTTTTCGGGTTCATTGATCTCCTGCTCCTGCATACCGGATGCTTTTGTGATGTGCTTTAAAGAAAGCGTCTGGCTGTCGTTTATGTAGCGCGCAAGGTCGTTGTTC comes from the Bacteroidota bacterium genome and includes:
- a CDS encoding COX15/CtaA family protein; its protein translation is MKSNNKQIAIWLFTGCFLIFGMVVIGGITRLTGSGLSITEWKPIMGAIPPLNDAEWDIAFQKYQQIPQFQKINYHFELSDFKTIFWWEFIHRLLGRLIGIVFIIPFLWFLVKKKFDSVTIKKMLFLFLLGGIQGFLGWFMVSSGLAERTSVSHIRLAIHLMFAFITFAFTFYYGLELIYSEKKETVPNKKLSALNKLVFVVLSIQIIYGAFVAGLHAGKIHNTFPLMSGQVIPTGMNAMQPTWLNIFDNPVTVQFIHRFLAFTLLFLVAWFYVESGKEKLNNFQKKGIHILIAAIGIQFLLGVITVLTQANIVMASVHQIGAFFLFSASIYLLFHFRKAA